The DNA sequence CTTTGGGACACACATATGCACACACATTTTTCCGGCGACAGTGAAGCCGATTCACGCGAAATGGTTCATTCTGCCATATCAAAGGGATTGGATGGTCTATGCTTTACGGATCATCTGGATATTGATTATCCCAATGCCCCATCAGAATTTCTGATTGATTTCTCTGCTTATTTTGATGAACTGACTCAGGTGCAGGCAGATTTTTCTTCGGACTTTCCGGTTCTTATTGGTCTGGAACTTGGCTTACAAGCACACCTTTCCAAGAAACTTCCGGAGATTGTATCTACACACCCCTTTGACTTTATAATTGGTTCTTCCCATGTGGTACATGGTATCGACCCTTACTATCCGGAATACTATGTTGGAAAAACAGAAGATGATGCCTATCTGGAATACTTTGAATCCATCCTGGAAAACCTTTCCACATTCGATTGTTTTGATGTATATGGTCATATCGACTATGTGGTACGATACGGTCCTAACCGAAATACTTACTATACCTATGAAAAATTTGCCGATGTGATTGACGAAATCTTAAAAACCTTAATTCAGAAGGGAAAAGGCATTGAAATCAACACAGGCGGCTTCAAATACGGTCTTGGACATCCCAATCCTACGGAAGCAATCCTGAAACGCTATCATGAACTTGGTGGCGAAATTATTACCATTGGTGCTGACGCACACAAACCGGAGCATGTTGCTTTTGACTTTGCAAAGGTACCAAATATCTTAAAAGAAGCCGGATTTTCTTACTATACTGTATTCAAAAACAGAAAACCTGAGTTTTATAAGTTGTAAAAATACGAAAAGGAGCTGATTTGAAATAAAAATTTCAAATCAGCTTTCGCTTTCTAGCTTCCATAACAGCCTCTGCTTTTCCCCTAACTCCCAGTTTTTTATAATTTTCCCTGCAATGATACTTTACTGCACTCTCCGTAATTCCAAGCAACTCCGCAATTTGTGTATTAGAAAGACCTTCTGCCTGAAGCTTGAGAATTTTTACAGCATTATCAGAAAATACTTCTTCTTCCATACTTTTCACTTTCAGATAAGAGGGATAAGCAATGGCAACTGCTTCGGTCTCTTTCAGTACCTGTCTACGATATGCCTTCTGTTCCTTTATTTCTGCATCCTCTGCCTTCCAGCCCACTGACTTCAATAGTTCCCGAATAGCGGCTCCTTCTCTGGAAATAATTCTAACAAAATGATAATCCTCTGCTTCTCTCAACACCTCTAACAGTATCTCTTTCCATGCTACCTCTCCCATTCGATAAAGAGCAATACTCAAAAGTATCTTTGACTCCATGCGGATATACGGACGGTCCATGACCTTTGCGTAATACAAAAGCCGCTCCAACAGACTCTGTGCCCGCTCATACCTCCCATATAAAAGGTATCCTCTGACCTTTGCCAGATAATGATAACGGTTAAAAGTACAGAATTCCTCATCCTCTTTTGGAGCTTTCTCCATCCATTCCTCAATCTGTGCTTTTTCCCCCTGATACAGCGCCAAACGAAACAAAAAAGTATCTATATTCGGAAGAAGCTTGTCCCCATGCTCTTTTACTGCTACATTCCGAAAATGCTTCAAAATCTCTACCGCCTCTTCTATTTGTCCGTTAATCACATGAACCCTTGCCTGAATAGCAGCCGCCACAAAACACTGCTCTAATTTTCCTCCGGCTTCAGCCTGCATTCTTCCCCGACTCACAAGTGAAAGAATCTCATAGTTATCCCCGCCCTTTTCATAAAAACTCTCTGCAAGAGCAATATCTACAAAGCCCTTTCCATATTTTCCAAGCACGACAGCTACCGGCTTTCCTATCGTCTTTGCCAGTTCTCTGTCCCTTCTACTCCATTCACAGAAATCCTTTCCGCCGTTCATCTGCGACGGAAGATTACTGGTAACTGAAAATTCCGGCAGAGTAAGCTGGCGATTCGTGAGTAAAACAAATGCATTCTTCATAATATCAATAAGGCCACCACTTCCTCGATGAGGTAGCGCAATATCCAAATACGCAATCCAGCTTTTTACTGCCTTTCTTTCACTTCCGGTTCTTCTCTTTTCCTGTGCTACCAGATTATCATACCACCGTTCACTCTCTTCCGTATTCATTAGAATAGACTGAAGCATGCACATCCCCGCAGTCAACTCAATACTTTCTGCTATGGTTTCTTCGGGCAAGGTCAGATAATAATGACGTAATTCATATAAATATCCACTGCCCGGATTCTTTCTGGCATTGTCAATCAACAAACTTCCTACTCTGTTTTTGTTCCCGCAGGCTTTATACATACGAAGTGCATCCATTACCATGCCTTCCTGTTCATAAAACAATCCTGCATTGTAAAACAGTTCATCTCTCTGCTGCTTGTTATACCTATTCTGGAAGCTGCGTCTCAGGCTTTCCAACATGGCCGGTTCATAATGGTAAACCCCATTTTCTTCGTAAAGAAAGTTTCCCGTCTCCCATGATTTCTGGATTAAATAAGGTACGTTTGTCTTTCCTGTAATATGTTCTGCCATCTGCATCGTAAAGCTGTCTACCACACTCATCTGCATCAGGAATTCCAACAGTTCTGTATCCCACTGATCATATACATTATAATCCAGATAATCCCAAAATATCTGTTGCACCTGCTTTATCGTATCCTCTGTAAAGGTTTTCCCATCCTGCAACAGCTCTGCAACAATCCTGATTGCCATCCCATGTCCTCTGGCTACCTGATTTACTCGCTGCAGAGTATCTTCATTTGCTACAATACCACTCTGTTCAAAATAGCGTTCCAGCATACCACGATC is a window from the Roseburia sp. 499 genome containing:
- a CDS encoding histidinol-phosphatase HisJ family protein, with the protein product MLWDTHMHTHFSGDSEADSREMVHSAISKGLDGLCFTDHLDIDYPNAPSEFLIDFSAYFDELTQVQADFSSDFPVLIGLELGLQAHLSKKLPEIVSTHPFDFIIGSSHVVHGIDPYYPEYYVGKTEDDAYLEYFESILENLSTFDCFDVYGHIDYVVRYGPNRNTYYTYEKFADVIDEILKTLIQKGKGIEINTGGFKYGLGHPNPTEAILKRYHELGGEIITIGADAHKPEHVAFDFAKVPNILKEAGFSYYTVFKNRKPEFYKL
- a CDS encoding LuxR C-terminal-related transcriptional regulator produces the protein MQEEIYISPRKARIKLKEAQKNAQTVYLYGATGYGKTALVRNYLKRMEYLYFNAGNVLVNELAISESIGDRESGRTIVVIDDIQLAEPEDVRSAIVELSGRRDIWLILVGRCRCPSWLLAATLKQYPFMIIEEEELKFDRGMLERYFEQSGIVANEDTLQRVNQVARGHGMAIRIVAELLQDGKTFTEDTIKQVQQIFWDYLDYNVYDQWDTELLEFLMQMSVVDSFTMQMAEHITGKTNVPYLIQKSWETGNFLYEENGVYHYEPAMLESLRRSFQNRYNKQQRDELFYNAGLFYEQEGMVMDALRMYKACGNKNRVGSLLIDNARKNPGSGYLYELRHYYLTLPEETIAESIELTAGMCMLQSILMNTEESERWYDNLVAQEKRRTGSERKAVKSWIAYLDIALPHRGSGGLIDIMKNAFVLLTNRQLTLPEFSVTSNLPSQMNGGKDFCEWSRRDRELAKTIGKPVAVVLGKYGKGFVDIALAESFYEKGGDNYEILSLVSRGRMQAEAGGKLEQCFVAAAIQARVHVINGQIEEAVEILKHFRNVAVKEHGDKLLPNIDTFLFRLALYQGEKAQIEEWMEKAPKEDEEFCTFNRYHYLAKVRGYLLYGRYERAQSLLERLLYYAKVMDRPYIRMESKILLSIALYRMGEVAWKEILLEVLREAEDYHFVRIISREGAAIRELLKSVGWKAEDAEIKEQKAYRRQVLKETEAVAIAYPSYLKVKSMEEEVFSDNAVKILKLQAEGLSNTQIAELLGITESAVKYHCRENYKKLGVRGKAEAVMEARKRKLI